One Spinacia oleracea cultivar Varoflay chromosome 4, BTI_SOV_V1, whole genome shotgun sequence DNA segment encodes these proteins:
- the LOC110778443 gene encoding glutathione S-transferase T2-like, with the protein MDLNNPNYESGSSQNNQNYRSSNSPNFQINFPFDLNNLTNPNAQRMLFYNMPNQPMHPNQQFVQQFPNQFSNPNFPQQFPNQFPNQNFPQIPQNYPSGYMFPMSQQYGVNQINQNSPTTPGGERSSNLTPPEDPRGSQQAGDDVDGANDDVDDDVVETPYESNTIVSREKWDAKEDDALISAWIECAVEDPETATDQSLAIMWRNIMALYDQAREDNPSTMGPRSLRYMKSRWGRINRDVSTCVGCYGEAIKRYKSGTNTHDEMTEAHEIYRGTCNGALFGLIGCWEMLRDLDKWRPIDLEVPSSGGGSSKRSEPDTPADECPILRTRRRRPDGVKKTKRKGKSVASSGIQNVGSSEIQNLESFTQALSEMNVIKGKHKDVDERRIDVAERMLEYQKERDAIKARKKEGEKRFKLFSVLLAKPNLSENEKESYLKLKQEFAHLLG; encoded by the coding sequence ATGGATCTTAATAATCCTAATTACGAAAGTGGTTCCtctcaaaataatcaaaattaccGATCTTCCAATTCTCCAAATTTCcaaattaattttccttttgatcTAAATAACCTTACTAATCCAAATGCTCAAAGGATGTTATTTTATAACATGCCTAACCAACCAATGCATCCAAACCAACAATTTGTACAACAATTCCCAAATCAATTTTCAAACCCAAATTTCCCACAACAATTcccaaatcaatttccaaatcaaAATTTTCCACAAATTCCCCAAAATTATCCATCTGGTTATATGTTCCCAATGTCACAACAATATGGTGTAAACCAAATAAATCAAAACAGTCCAACAACTCCCGGGGGAGAAAGAAGCAGTAACCTAACCCCACCCGAAGATCCAAGGGGTTCACAACAAGCTGGTGATGATGTTGATGGTGCTAATGATGATGtcgatgatgatgttgttgaaactCCATATGAAAGCAACACCATTGTGTCGAGAGAAAAATGGGATGCAAAAGAAGATGATGCACTCATCTCGGCTTGGATAGAATGTGCAGTTGAAGATCCAGAGACGGCAACGGATCAAAGTTTGGCTATAATGTGGAGAAACATTATGGCCTTGTATGATCAAGCTAGAGAAGATAATCCATCCACCATGGGCCCTAGAAGTTTGAGATATATGAAAAGTCGGTGGGGAAGAATAAATAGAGATGTGAGTACATGTGTTGGTTGTTATGGTGAGGCAATAAAAAGATATAAGAGTGGCACCAACACTCATGATGAGATGACTGAAGCTCATGAAATATATAGAGGGACGTGTAATGGTGCACTCTTTGGTTTAATTGGTTGTTGGGAGATGTTGAGAGACTTAGACAAATGGAGACCAATAGACCTAGAAGTACCTTCTAGTGGTGGTGGCAGTTCGAAAAGATCAGAACCTGATACTCCAGCTGATGAATGTCCAATACTTCGTACTCGGCGTCGTCGTCCTGATGGggtgaaaaaaacaaaaaggaaagGTAAATCTGTTGCTAGTTCTGGTATTCAAAATGTTGGTAGTtctgaaattcaaaatttagaGTCTTTTACTCAAGCCCTGTCAGAGATGAATGTgataaaaggaaaacacaaagatGTTGACGAGAGGCGTATTGATGTAGCGGAACGTATGCTCGAGTATCAAAAGGAACGAGATGCCATCAAAGCTCGGAAAAAAGAGGGGGAAAAGAGGTTCAAGTTATTCAGTGTCCTTCTTGCAAAACCAAATCTatctgaaaacgaaaaagaAAGTTATCTGAAATTAAAGCAAGAATTTGCACATCTTTTAGGCTAG
- the LOC110778442 gene encoding uncharacterized protein: MNSDSNSSSSSSSGLFDYMVNDFVEWHESITERRKEDELIEEAINTYVVPLVTSTYQVPFTPEPTYQRWYVPRDREDADIRLYNDYFSPRPLYTDDMFRRRFRKRKNVFTRIVNQLRESNVYFQQRPDAIGRLGASPLHKCTATIRMLAYGTSADAVDKYLKLASSTAREYLYHFVEGVVSEFGPEYLRRANTTDTEQLLRESHIRGFPGMMGSIDCMHWEWKNCPRSYNDVNVLQRSPVFSDICEGRAPNVSFNVNGNTYNMGYYLTDGIYPK, encoded by the exons ATGAACTCTGATTCAAATTCTTCTAGTTCATCTAGTTCAGGGTTATTTGACTACATGGTGAACGACTTTGTAGAGTGGCATGAATCAATTACTGAAAGGCGAAAAGAAGATGAATTGATCGAGGAAGCGATCAATACATATGTTGTTCCCCTGGTAACCTCTACTTATCAGGTCCCCTTCACTCCTGAACCTACGTACCAAAGGTGGTATGTACCAAGAGATCGAGAAGATGCTGATATACGGCTATATAACGACTACTTTAGTCCCCGACCATTGTACACAGACGATATGTTTCGCCGACGATTTCGCAAGCGTAAAAATGTGTTCACACGCATTGTTAACCAATTAAGAGAAAGTAATGTTTACTTTCAACAAAGGCCAGATGCCATCGGAAGACTAGGTGCATCCCCCCTCCATAAATGCACTGCAACAATTCGAATGTTAGCATACGGTACATCAGCCGATGCAGTTGACAAATATCTTAAACTCGCGTCAAGTACTGCAAGGGAATATCTCTATCACTTTGTTGAAGGGGTCGTCTCTGAATTTGGACCTGAGTACTTGAGGAGGGCGAATACTACGGATACTGAGCAACTCCTCCGCGAAAGTCATATTCGTGGATTTCCTGGCATGATGGGAAGCATTGATTGCATGCACTGGGAGTGGAAAAATTGTCCAC GTTCTTATAATGATGTAAATGTCCTCCAGCGGTCACCGGTGTTCTCTGATATTTGTGAGGGTAGAGCTCCAAATGTTAGCTTCAATGTCAACGGAAATACATACAATATGGGATATTATCTTACCGACGGTATCTATCCAAAATAG
- the LOC130472267 gene encoding uncharacterized protein encodes MNSDSNSSSSSSSGLFDYMVNDFVEWHESITERRKEDELIEEAINTYVVPLVTSTYQVPFTPEPTYQRWYVPRDREDADIRLYNDYFSPRPLYTDDMFRRRFRKRKNVFTRIVNQLRESNVYFQQRPDAIGRLGASPLHKCTATIRMLAYGTSADAVDKYLKLASSTAREYLYHFVEGVVSEFGPEYLRRANTTDTEQLLRESHIRGFPGMMGSIDCMHWEWKNCPRSYNDVNVLQRSPVFSDICEGRAPNVSFNVNGNTYNMGYYLTDGIYPK; translated from the exons ATGAACTCTGATTCAAATTCTTCTAGTTCATCTAGTTCAGGGTTATTTGACTACATGGTGAACGACTTTGTAGAGTGGCATGAATCAATTACTGAAAGGCGAAAAGAAGATGAATTGATCGAGGAAGCGATCAATACATATGTTGTTCCCCTGGTAACCTCTACTTATCAGGTCCCCTTCACTCCTGAACCTACGTACCAAAGGTGGTATGTACCAAGAGATCGAGAAGATGCTGATATACGGCTATATAACGACTACTTTAGTCCCCGACCATTGTACACAGACGATATGTTTCGCCGACGATTTCGCAAGCGTAAAAATGTGTTCACACGCATTGTTAACCAATTAAGAGAAAGTAATGTTTACTTTCAACAAAGGCCAGATGCCATCGGAAGACTAGGTGCATCCCCCCTCCATAAATGCACTGCAACAATTCGAATGTTAGCGTACGGTACATCAGCCGATGCAGTTGACAAATATCTTAAACTCGCGTCAAGTACTGCAAGGGAATATCTCTATCACTTTGTTGAAGGGGTCGTCTCTGAATTTGGACCTGAGTACTTGAGGAGGGCGAATACTACGGATACTGAGCAACTCCTCCGCGAAAGTCATATTCGTGGATTTCCTGGCATGATGGGAAGCATTGATTGCATGCACTGGGAGTGGAAAAATTGTCCAC GTTCTTATAATGATGTAAATGTCCTCCAGCGGTCACCGGTGTTCTCTGATATTTGTGAGGGTAGAGCTCCAAATGTTAGCTTCAATGTCAACGGAAATACATACAATATGGGATATTATCTTACCGACGGTATCTATCCAAAATAG